From the Burkholderia mayonis genome, one window contains:
- a CDS encoding aldehyde dehydrogenase: protein MTAFDSSLVPSGEILIGGEWRRGRGATTPNFYPADGSLNTEIHMADAADAREAVEVADAAWRRANWAGLKPHQRAALLYRIADLIQANHEALAQLQRRDNGKPINETRALVVSAASTFRYFAACAETLDEALTPSRGDYLSMSVHEPLGVVAAITPWNSPIASDAQKLGPALAAGNAVVLKPAEVTPLASLALARLCEQAGVPPGVISVLPGKGSVIGDALVRHPLVKKVSFTGGTEVGRGIARLAAEKLMPLSLELGGKSPTIVFDDADLDHAVNGVLFGIFSSSGESCIAGSRLFVQRAIYDAFVARLVDAARKLRVGDPASERTQMGPLVTAQHRDTIERYVALGRDEGGRVLCGGDRPAGEGRDAGFFYLPTILDGLSNHARICQEEIFGPVLVALPFDDEASLVAEANDSVFGLAAGIWTRDYKRAWRVARALDAGTVWINTYKQFSISTPFSGWKESGMGREKGSLGIREYMQQKSLYWGLNESPLPWAN from the coding sequence ATGACTGCATTCGATTCTTCCCTCGTGCCGTCGGGCGAGATCCTGATCGGCGGCGAGTGGCGCCGCGGCCGCGGCGCGACGACGCCGAACTTCTATCCGGCCGACGGTTCGCTCAACACCGAGATCCACATGGCCGACGCGGCCGACGCGCGCGAAGCGGTCGAAGTCGCCGACGCCGCGTGGCGCCGCGCGAACTGGGCCGGCCTGAAGCCGCATCAGCGCGCGGCCTTGCTGTATCGGATCGCCGATCTGATTCAGGCGAATCACGAGGCGCTTGCGCAATTGCAGCGGCGCGACAACGGCAAGCCGATCAACGAGACGCGCGCGCTCGTCGTGAGCGCGGCGAGCACGTTTCGCTACTTCGCCGCGTGCGCGGAGACGCTCGACGAGGCGCTGACGCCGTCGCGCGGCGACTATCTGTCGATGAGCGTGCACGAGCCGCTCGGCGTCGTCGCGGCGATCACGCCGTGGAATTCGCCGATCGCATCCGATGCGCAGAAGCTCGGCCCCGCGCTCGCTGCCGGCAATGCGGTCGTGCTGAAGCCCGCCGAGGTGACGCCGCTCGCGTCGCTCGCGCTCGCGCGCCTCTGCGAGCAGGCGGGCGTGCCGCCCGGCGTGATTTCGGTGCTGCCGGGCAAGGGCTCGGTGATCGGCGACGCGCTCGTGCGCCATCCGCTCGTGAAGAAGGTGTCGTTTACGGGCGGCACCGAAGTCGGACGCGGGATCGCGCGGCTCGCCGCGGAGAAGCTGATGCCGCTGTCGCTCGAACTGGGCGGCAAGTCGCCGACGATCGTGTTCGACGATGCCGATCTCGATCACGCGGTCAACGGCGTGCTGTTCGGGATCTTCAGCTCGTCGGGCGAATCGTGCATCGCCGGCTCGCGCCTCTTCGTGCAGCGGGCGATCTACGACGCGTTCGTCGCGCGTCTCGTCGACGCGGCGCGCAAGCTGCGCGTCGGCGATCCGGCGAGCGAGCGCACGCAGATGGGCCCGCTCGTCACCGCGCAGCATCGCGACACGATTGAGCGTTACGTGGCGCTCGGCCGCGACGAAGGCGGCCGTGTGCTGTGCGGCGGCGACCGGCCGGCGGGCGAAGGCCGCGACGCGGGCTTCTTCTATCTGCCGACGATCCTCGACGGCCTGTCGAACCACGCGCGCATCTGCCAGGAAGAGATCTTCGGGCCGGTGCTCGTCGCGCTGCCGTTCGACGACGAGGCGTCGCTCGTCGCGGAAGCGAACGACAGCGTGTTCGGCCTCGCCGCTGGCATCTGGACGCGCGACTACAAGCGCGCGTGGCGCGTCGCGCGCGCGCTCGACGCGGGCACCGTGTGGATCAACACATACAAGCAGTTCTCGATCTCGACGCCGTTTTCCGGCTGGAAGGAAAGCGGGATGGGCCGCGAGAAGGGCAGCCTCGGGATTCGCGAGTACATGCAGCAGAAGAGCCTCTACTGGGGCTTGAACGAATCGCCGCTGCCGTGGGCGAACTGA
- a CDS encoding VOC family protein — protein sequence MSILGIEQITYGVTDLATCRRFFADWGLTEVARDATHVRFETMNGCTVRAVDASDPSLPPAFEEGPTLREVTWGVGTQAELDALRGKLAGQPGHYETDGAVGCIDPNGMAIRIEVTRKRAVDVKGSLPNVWGETLRVDQPAAIYERAEPIEVGHVVFFTNRLAEQEAFYHELLGFETSDRYPGRGAFMRCAPHGGHHDLFLLALPTAKRGLNHVAFTVRDIHEVFGGGMHISRCGWETQLGPGRHPVSSAYFWYFRNPAGGLIEYYADEDMLTPAWQPREFEPGPTVFAEWAIDGGLDGNTRRQKHAQAPEGKFMTERKDD from the coding sequence ATGAGCATTCTCGGCATCGAACAGATTACCTACGGCGTGACCGATCTCGCGACATGCCGCCGCTTCTTCGCGGACTGGGGCCTCACAGAGGTCGCGCGCGACGCGACGCACGTGCGCTTCGAGACGATGAACGGCTGCACGGTGCGCGCCGTCGACGCGAGCGATCCGTCGCTGCCGCCCGCGTTCGAGGAAGGCCCGACGCTGCGCGAGGTGACGTGGGGCGTCGGCACGCAGGCGGAGCTCGACGCGCTGCGCGGCAAGCTCGCCGGCCAGCCGGGCCACTATGAGACCGACGGCGCGGTCGGCTGCATCGATCCGAACGGCATGGCGATCCGCATCGAAGTGACGCGCAAGCGCGCCGTCGACGTGAAGGGTTCACTGCCGAACGTGTGGGGCGAGACGCTGCGTGTCGATCAGCCGGCCGCGATCTACGAGCGCGCGGAGCCGATCGAAGTCGGGCACGTCGTGTTCTTCACGAACCGGCTCGCCGAGCAGGAAGCGTTCTACCACGAGCTGCTCGGCTTCGAGACGTCGGACCGCTATCCGGGCCGCGGCGCGTTCATGCGCTGCGCGCCGCACGGCGGCCATCACGATCTGTTCCTGCTCGCGCTGCCTACGGCCAAGCGCGGCCTGAACCATGTCGCGTTCACGGTGCGCGACATCCACGAAGTGTTCGGCGGCGGGATGCACATCAGCCGCTGCGGCTGGGAGACGCAACTCGGGCCGGGACGCCACCCGGTGTCGTCCGCGTACTTCTGGTACTTCCGCAATCCGGCGGGCGGCCTCATCGAATACTACGCGGACGAGGACATGCTGACGCCCGCGTGGCAGCCGCGCGAGTTCGAACCGGGCCCGACCGTGTTCGCCGAGTGGGCGATCGACGGCGGTCTCGACGGCAACACGCGCCGGCAGAAGCACGCGCAGGCGCCGGAAGGCAAGTTCATGACGGAGCGCAAAGATGACTGA
- a CDS encoding NAD(P)/FAD-dependent oxidoreductase — translation MTEQANAAAEAAPRAVVVIGGGQAAGWVVKTLRGEGFAGRIVMIADEVHLPYERPPLSKAVLAGDADISTVRVVQPDEFGTLAVETWQPERAASIDRARRVVRTASGREVEYERLVIATGGSPRRLPDSIVKMPNLHYLRTLDEAVALGEKLRASRRVLVIGGGWIGLEVAATARKLGVDAVVVEGAPRLCARSVPGAVSGFLLDLHRANGVDVRLNASLASLDAHPDDASRVRATLADGTTVDADIAVAGIGLALNTSLAADAGLRVDDGIVVDEYGATSDPAIFACGDVANHPNAWLKRRVRLESWANAQNQAIAAAKAVLGVRAPYAEIPWFWSDQYDVNLQILGDLPADAQLVIRGDVAARRATLFLLTGGALRGVISINSARDLKLARKWMSQGRAIDIAALADTTKALA, via the coding sequence ATGACTGAGCAAGCGAATGCCGCAGCGGAGGCCGCGCCGCGCGCCGTCGTCGTGATCGGCGGCGGGCAGGCGGCAGGCTGGGTGGTGAAGACGCTGCGCGGCGAAGGCTTCGCCGGGCGCATCGTGATGATCGCGGACGAAGTGCATCTGCCGTACGAGCGGCCGCCGCTGTCGAAGGCCGTGCTCGCGGGCGATGCGGACATCTCGACCGTACGCGTCGTGCAGCCCGACGAATTCGGAACGCTCGCGGTGGAAACGTGGCAGCCGGAACGTGCGGCGTCGATCGATCGCGCGCGGCGCGTCGTGCGCACCGCGTCGGGCCGCGAGGTCGAATACGAGCGGCTCGTGATCGCGACGGGCGGCTCGCCGCGCCGCTTGCCGGATTCGATCGTCAAGATGCCTAATCTTCATTACCTGCGCACGCTCGACGAAGCCGTCGCGCTCGGCGAGAAGCTGCGCGCGAGCCGTCGCGTGCTCGTGATCGGCGGCGGCTGGATCGGACTCGAAGTCGCGGCGACCGCGCGCAAACTCGGCGTCGACGCGGTCGTCGTCGAGGGCGCGCCGAGGCTGTGTGCGCGCTCGGTGCCGGGCGCGGTGTCCGGTTTCCTGCTCGATTTGCATCGCGCGAACGGCGTCGACGTGCGCCTGAATGCGTCGCTCGCGTCGCTCGATGCGCACCCGGACGACGCGAGCCGCGTGCGCGCGACGCTCGCCGACGGCACGACCGTCGATGCGGATATCGCGGTCGCGGGCATCGGCCTCGCGCTCAACACGTCGCTTGCCGCGGACGCCGGGCTGCGCGTCGACGACGGTATCGTCGTCGACGAATACGGGGCGACGAGCGATCCGGCGATCTTCGCGTGCGGCGACGTCGCGAACCATCCGAACGCATGGCTGAAGCGCCGGGTGCGGCTCGAATCGTGGGCGAACGCGCAAAACCAGGCGATCGCGGCGGCGAAGGCGGTGCTCGGCGTGCGCGCGCCGTACGCGGAGATTCCGTGGTTCTGGTCCGATCAATACGACGTGAACCTGCAGATCCTCGGCGATCTGCCCGCCGACGCGCAGCTCGTGATTCGCGGCGACGTCGCGGCGAGGCGCGCAACGCTGTTCTTGCTGACGGGCGGCGCGCTGCGCGGCGTGATCTCGATCAATTCGGCGCGCGACCTGAAGCTCGCGCGCAAATGGATGAGCCAGGGGCGCGCGATCGACATCGCCGCGCTGGCGGACACGACAAAGGCGCTCGCCTGA
- a CDS encoding MFS transporter has translation MSTLESAVAGGPAAKAAASAATPGAIIARLERLPANAMQIRARVLIGTATFFDGFDVITIAATLPLLIHKWGLSPNQIGMLIASGAIGQLLGAFLFPALAEKYGRVRAIAWSSAVIGVTSIACGFASTFEAFVLLRIVQGLGLGGELPVAATYINEITRAHGRGRFVLLYEIVFPIGLLASMALGAWLVPRFGWEVMYFIGGMPLVLALVLTRLVPESPRWLAARGRLDDAGQALHVFESSVKGPLPPVTHAGEFDTLVRRHPKRRMFDLFGPAYLKRTLAVATLWATCGFIQYGLSTWLPTIYKNFYHAPLQLALNLAVIGSVMGVVGSLVSALTVDVVGRKPVIVGSFVLCALSLVFAGIYHASSVYVVAAFCSLALGLMASGFITSYVYTPEQYPTSIRAAGCGLGSAWLKIASFVAPMVVPRAIVGGDLSPAFYLLAAVPLVAALTVHFVGIETKGQVLEKLEA, from the coding sequence ATGAGCACACTGGAAAGCGCCGTCGCGGGCGGGCCCGCGGCCAAAGCGGCGGCGAGCGCCGCGACCCCTGGCGCGATCATCGCGCGCCTCGAGCGGCTGCCCGCGAACGCGATGCAGATCCGCGCGCGCGTGCTGATCGGCACCGCGACGTTCTTCGACGGCTTCGACGTGATCACGATCGCGGCGACGCTGCCGCTCCTGATCCACAAGTGGGGGCTTTCGCCGAATCAGATCGGAATGCTGATCGCGTCGGGCGCGATCGGTCAACTGCTCGGCGCGTTCCTGTTTCCGGCGCTCGCGGAAAAGTACGGCCGCGTGCGCGCGATCGCGTGGAGTTCGGCCGTGATCGGCGTGACGAGCATCGCATGCGGATTCGCTTCGACGTTCGAAGCATTCGTGCTGCTGCGGATCGTGCAAGGGCTCGGCCTTGGCGGCGAGCTGCCGGTCGCCGCGACCTACATCAATGAGATCACGCGCGCGCACGGCCGTGGCCGCTTTGTGCTGCTGTACGAGATCGTGTTCCCGATCGGCCTGCTCGCGTCGATGGCGCTCGGCGCGTGGCTCGTGCCGCGCTTCGGCTGGGAGGTGATGTATTTCATCGGCGGGATGCCGCTCGTGCTCGCGCTCGTGCTGACGCGGCTCGTACCGGAGTCGCCGCGCTGGCTTGCCGCGCGCGGTCGGCTCGACGACGCGGGGCAGGCGCTGCATGTGTTCGAATCCTCGGTGAAGGGGCCGCTGCCTCCCGTGACGCACGCAGGCGAGTTCGACACGCTCGTGCGTCGTCATCCGAAGCGCCGGATGTTCGATCTGTTCGGGCCCGCCTATCTGAAGCGCACGCTCGCGGTCGCGACGCTGTGGGCGACCTGCGGATTCATCCAGTACGGGCTGTCGACCTGGCTGCCGACGATCTACAAGAACTTCTATCACGCGCCGCTGCAACTCGCGCTGAACCTCGCCGTGATCGGCTCGGTGATGGGCGTGGTCGGCTCGCTCGTATCGGCGCTCACCGTCGACGTGGTCGGCCGCAAGCCGGTGATCGTCGGGTCGTTCGTGCTGTGCGCGCTGTCGCTCGTGTTCGCGGGGATCTATCACGCGTCGTCGGTATACGTCGTCGCCGCGTTCTGCTCGCTCGCGCTCGGCCTGATGGCGTCGGGATTCATCACGTCCTATGTGTACACGCCCGAGCAGTATCCGACGAGCATCCGCGCCGCCGGCTGCGGGCTCGGCAGCGCGTGGCTGAAGATCGCGTCTTTCGTCGCGCCGATGGTGGTGCCGCGCGCGATCGTCGGCGGCGATCTGAGTCCGGCGTTCTACTTGCTCGCGGCGGTGCCGCTCGTCGCCGCGCTGACCGTGCATTTCGTCGGCATCGAGACGAAAGGGCAGGTGCTCGAGAAACTCGAGGCGTAG
- a CDS encoding YadA family autotransporter adhesin, producing the protein MRGQLIAVSEFAGSNGSTGSTARAVTTAARVDADAAASCRSRISWAKLGLMSLSVAAAMGAMATDAAAQVSYAAGYNAYAGPGGNTGPWAFYNPAFSPGSLLYGTAVGNYAYANGEGGSAYGDHATATGRLGTALGVYSQAAGDGGTAIGASARALPDFSLAIGTNAQALKDTGQSIPGREDIGTIAIGAGAFAQGDNSDPLHVSAPNAFGGYSSATASGAVALGEGAASSAYYANALGAYSKASAAGAVAVGGGAEATAQGSVAIGGATSVNNATALSGYASASGVNAIAIGSGAQATGSQSISIGTGNVVSGANAGAFGDPSTVTGTGSYSFGNNNTINANNAFVLGNNVMIGSGLDGSVALGNGTTVAAANPTSSATITTTSGGQLTLSGFAGANPTSVVSVGAPGAERQITNVAAGRITPTSTDAVNGSQLYAVASTVDNAVNGGGIKYFHANSTAPDSTAVGADSVAVGPAAVAYGQDSIAEGANASAGVSGNPAVAGDVALGSGAQATGGRSLALGANASVNTAGGVALGAGSVANRAAGTYTDPITGSSFTTAFGAVSVGLEGSLRQITNVAAGTQATDAVNVGQLQGAIAQLNQSIQNITNGSNSGSSGNNGNNAGQTVSGQWITGNPSTYTAPVASGIGSTAAGSGSVASGTNSVAVGDGASAAGNNSVALGAHSVATAPNTVSVGSVGNERTISNVAPGVNGTDAVNVSQLNSGIGNAVGQANQYTDQKVDHLRREMNGGVAAAMAVAGLPQPTAPGKSMVAIAGSTWQGQQGFALGVSTISENGKWLYKGSLTTSTRGGTGAVLGAGYQW; encoded by the coding sequence GTGCGAGGCCAATTGATCGCGGTATCCGAATTTGCCGGGTCGAATGGAAGCACGGGTTCGACGGCGCGAGCCGTCACGACGGCCGCTCGCGTCGACGCAGACGCGGCGGCTTCGTGTCGATCGCGCATTTCGTGGGCGAAGCTCGGCCTGATGTCGCTGTCGGTGGCTGCGGCGATGGGCGCGATGGCGACCGACGCCGCCGCGCAGGTCAGCTATGCGGCGGGCTATAACGCGTACGCCGGCCCCGGCGGCAATACCGGCCCGTGGGCGTTCTACAACCCGGCTTTCAGTCCGGGCTCGCTGCTGTACGGCACGGCGGTCGGCAACTACGCGTACGCGAACGGCGAGGGCGGCTCGGCCTACGGCGATCACGCCACGGCGACCGGCCGCCTGGGCACCGCGCTCGGCGTCTACTCGCAAGCGGCGGGCGACGGCGGAACCGCGATCGGCGCCAGCGCGAGAGCGCTGCCGGACTTCAGCCTGGCGATCGGCACGAACGCGCAGGCGCTGAAGGACACGGGGCAGTCGATACCCGGTCGCGAAGACATCGGCACGATCGCGATCGGCGCCGGCGCGTTCGCGCAGGGCGACAACAGCGACCCGCTGCACGTGTCGGCGCCGAACGCGTTCGGCGGCTACTCGTCGGCCACCGCGAGCGGCGCAGTGGCGCTGGGCGAGGGCGCTGCGTCGTCCGCCTATTACGCGAACGCGCTCGGCGCCTATTCGAAGGCGTCGGCGGCGGGGGCGGTCGCGGTGGGCGGCGGCGCCGAGGCGACGGCTCAAGGATCGGTCGCGATCGGCGGCGCGACGAGCGTCAACAATGCGACCGCGTTGTCCGGCTACGCGAGCGCAAGCGGCGTCAACGCGATCGCGATTGGCTCAGGCGCTCAGGCGACCGGCAGCCAGTCGATCAGCATCGGCACGGGCAACGTCGTGTCGGGTGCGAACGCGGGTGCGTTCGGCGATCCGTCGACGGTCACGGGCACGGGCTCGTATTCGTTCGGCAACAACAATACGATCAACGCGAACAATGCATTCGTGCTGGGCAACAACGTGATGATCGGCTCGGGGCTCGACGGCTCCGTGGCGCTCGGCAACGGCACGACGGTGGCGGCGGCCAATCCGACCAGCAGCGCGACGATCACCACGACGTCCGGCGGCCAGTTGACGCTGTCCGGCTTCGCCGGCGCGAATCCGACGAGCGTCGTGAGCGTCGGCGCGCCGGGCGCCGAGCGTCAGATCACGAACGTGGCGGCGGGGCGCATCACGCCGACCTCGACGGATGCCGTCAACGGCAGCCAGCTGTATGCGGTCGCGAGCACCGTCGACAACGCGGTGAACGGCGGCGGGATCAAGTACTTCCACGCGAATTCGACCGCGCCCGATTCCACGGCGGTGGGCGCCGATAGCGTCGCGGTCGGGCCGGCTGCCGTCGCCTACGGTCAAGACTCGATCGCCGAGGGCGCGAACGCATCGGCGGGCGTGAGCGGCAATCCTGCGGTCGCGGGCGACGTCGCGCTCGGCAGCGGCGCGCAGGCGACGGGCGGACGATCGCTCGCGCTCGGCGCGAACGCGTCCGTCAACACGGCGGGCGGGGTGGCGCTCGGCGCCGGCTCGGTCGCGAATCGCGCGGCCGGCACCTATACGGACCCGATCACGGGCAGCAGCTTCACGACGGCGTTCGGCGCGGTATCGGTCGGCCTCGAAGGATCGCTGCGTCAGATCACCAACGTCGCGGCGGGCACGCAAGCGACGGACGCGGTGAACGTCGGCCAGTTGCAAGGTGCGATCGCGCAACTGAATCAGTCGATCCAGAACATCACGAACGGGTCGAACTCGGGCAGCAGCGGAAACAATGGCAATAACGCCGGGCAAACCGTGTCGGGCCAGTGGATCACGGGCAATCCGTCGACCTATACGGCGCCCGTCGCGAGCGGCATCGGTTCGACCGCCGCGGGCAGCGGCAGTGTCGCGTCCGGCACGAACAGCGTCGCGGTCGGCGACGGCGCGTCGGCTGCCGGCAACAACTCGGTCGCACTCGGCGCCCATTCGGTCGCGACCGCACCGAACACGGTGTCGGTCGGCTCGGTCGGCAATGAGCGGACGATCTCCAATGTCGCGCCGGGTGTCAACGGCACCGATGCGGTGAACGTGAGCCAGTTGAACAGCGGCATCGGCAATGCGGTCGGTCAGGCGAATCAGTACACGGATCAGAAGGTCGACCACTTGCGGCGCGAGATGAACGGCGGCGTGGCTGCGGCGATGGCCGTGGCCGGATTGCCGCAGCCGACCGCGCCGGGCAAGAGCATGGTGGCGATCGCGGGCTCCACGTGGCAGGGTCAGCAAGGCTTCGCGCTCGGCGTATCGACGATCTCCGAGAACGGCAAGTGGCTTTACAAGGGGTCGCTGACGACCAGCACGCGCGGCGGTACCGGCGCGGTGCTCGGGGCGGGCTATCAGTGGTGA
- a CDS encoding OmpA family protein translates to MKMNRISKYVAAAGVCGALLAGCGMAPTTAPDGSVGFPARDSAWLKEGAFVNVENLRQIGPGLDKNQVYALIGEPHFSEGIFGVHVWNYVFNFRTGHGQDVVTCQYQIQYDNHYRVKSTYWKEPECKALVDGPKEPPVAQAASDESKQFTLDYHLLFPFDKSALRDLLPSGRAELDRIAATLQQQYQHIRSVRVTGYTDRLGTDEYNRQLSLARAETIRSYLTTRGLPADLIVAQGLGKADPVSAGCPAGRSSEAIACLAPDRRVRIDIAGERR, encoded by the coding sequence ATGAAAATGAACAGGATATCGAAATATGTGGCGGCGGCCGGAGTGTGCGGGGCGCTGCTGGCGGGATGCGGAATGGCGCCGACCACTGCGCCGGACGGGTCGGTCGGGTTCCCGGCGCGCGACAGCGCATGGTTGAAGGAGGGCGCGTTCGTGAATGTCGAGAATCTGCGGCAGATCGGGCCCGGTCTCGACAAGAACCAGGTCTATGCGCTGATCGGCGAGCCGCATTTCAGCGAGGGGATCTTCGGCGTGCACGTGTGGAACTATGTGTTCAATTTCCGCACGGGCCACGGGCAGGACGTCGTGACCTGCCAGTATCAGATCCAGTACGACAACCACTACCGCGTGAAGTCGACGTATTGGAAGGAGCCGGAATGCAAGGCGCTGGTCGATGGGCCGAAGGAGCCGCCGGTGGCGCAGGCGGCGAGCGACGAATCGAAGCAATTCACGCTCGATTACCACCTGCTGTTCCCGTTCGACAAATCTGCGCTGCGCGATCTGCTGCCGAGCGGGCGCGCGGAACTGGACCGGATCGCGGCCACGCTGCAGCAGCAATACCAGCACATCCGCTCGGTCCGGGTCACCGGCTATACCGATCGGCTCGGCACGGATGAATACAACCGCCAACTGTCGCTCGCCCGGGCTGAAACGATCCGCTCGTACCTGACGACGCGCGGCTTGCCGGCCGATCTGATCGTCGCGCAAGGGCTCGGCAAGGCCGACCCGGTGAGCGCCGGGTGTCCCGCGGGCCGTTCATCCGAAGCGATCGCCTGTCTCGCGCCGGATCGGCGCGTCAGGATCGACATCGCAGGAGAGCGGCGCTAG
- a CDS encoding universal stress protein gives MLKLLVPVGHSQRSLQAVRHAAFLYHERCASEVVLVNVQPPLESTRLEAFHSLAKLRQIEHDFSEGELAQAIAILKDAHVKYSVAMKVGPIADTIAACAAENGCDEIVVVAPRRDPLHALTHFFHRSILDRLVSIASVPVTAVR, from the coding sequence ATGCTCAAACTCCTGGTCCCCGTCGGTCACTCGCAGCGTTCGCTGCAGGCCGTGCGGCACGCCGCCTTTCTGTATCACGAGCGATGTGCGTCCGAAGTCGTATTGGTCAACGTGCAGCCCCCTCTCGAATCCACCCGCCTCGAAGCCTTCCACTCGCTCGCGAAGCTCCGCCAGATCGAGCATGATTTCTCGGAAGGCGAACTCGCCCAAGCCATCGCCATCCTCAAGGACGCCCACGTCAAATATTCGGTTGCGATGAAAGTCGGCCCGATCGCCGACACGATCGCCGCCTGCGCGGCGGAGAACGGCTGCGACGAGATCGTCGTCGTCGCGCCGCGCCGCGATCCGCTCCATGCGCTCACCCATTTTTTCCACCGCAGCATCCTCGACCGCCTCGTGAGCATCGCGAGCGTACCCGTCACCGCCGTGCGCTAG
- a CDS encoding amidase: MSAGISPSSRPPAALLEPLVDMPAHALAVAIRRKDVSCVETMRAYLAHIERVNGDVNAIVALREPDALLAEAALKDAALARGEYTGWLHGVPQAPKDLAMTKDIVTTLGSPIFRTMRPSADALVVERMRAAGAVFVGKTNTPEFGLGSHTFNEVYGATRNPYDLSKSAGGSSGGAAAALAARMLPVADGSDFGGSLRNPAAFCNVYGFRPSQGRVPRWPSVDVFVQQLGTEGPMGRTVVDVALLLAIQAGYDRRDPLSLAEDPQRFAQSLDADLRGKRIAWVGDWNGYLATEPGVLALCEASFDALRAIGCDVDAALPSFSPERIWQTWLVHRHLLSGGNLLMHYREPSRRALLKPEAIYEVEGLFELGASDVYDASAARSAWHQALTTFFERYDYVAAPTAQVFPFDVGLRWPQAIAGRTMDTYHRWMETVVPWTLAGCPAISVPVGFNEAGLPMGMQLIGRPRDDFAVLQLARAYEKERDWVNARRPALPGARIE; the protein is encoded by the coding sequence ATGTCCGCAGGCATTTCCCCGTCCTCCCGCCCGCCCGCCGCGCTGCTCGAGCCGCTCGTCGACATGCCCGCGCATGCGCTCGCCGTGGCGATCCGGCGCAAGGACGTGTCGTGCGTCGAGACGATGCGCGCGTATCTCGCTCACATCGAGCGTGTGAACGGCGACGTCAATGCGATCGTCGCGTTGCGCGAACCCGACGCGTTGCTCGCCGAAGCCGCGCTGAAAGACGCGGCGCTCGCGCGTGGCGAATATACGGGCTGGCTGCACGGCGTCCCGCAGGCCCCGAAGGATCTCGCGATGACGAAGGACATCGTGACGACGCTCGGCTCGCCGATCTTCCGCACGATGAGGCCGTCGGCCGACGCGCTCGTCGTCGAGCGGATGCGCGCGGCGGGGGCGGTGTTCGTCGGCAAGACGAACACGCCGGAGTTCGGGTTGGGCTCGCATACGTTCAACGAAGTCTATGGTGCGACGCGCAATCCGTACGACCTGTCGAAAAGCGCGGGCGGCAGCAGCGGCGGTGCGGCGGCCGCGCTCGCCGCGCGGATGTTGCCCGTCGCCGACGGTAGCGACTTCGGCGGCTCGCTGCGCAATCCGGCCGCGTTCTGCAACGTGTACGGCTTTCGGCCGTCGCAAGGGCGCGTGCCGCGTTGGCCGAGCGTCGACGTGTTCGTCCAGCAGCTCGGCACCGAAGGGCCGATGGGGCGCACGGTCGTCGACGTCGCGCTGCTGCTCGCGATCCAGGCAGGCTACGATCGGCGCGATCCGCTGTCGCTCGCCGAAGATCCGCAGCGTTTCGCGCAATCGCTCGATGCGGACCTGCGTGGCAAGCGGATCGCGTGGGTCGGCGACTGGAACGGCTATCTCGCGACGGAGCCGGGCGTGCTGGCGCTGTGCGAGGCGAGCTTTGACGCGCTGCGCGCGATCGGCTGCGATGTCGATGCGGCGCTGCCGTCCTTTTCACCGGAGCGGATCTGGCAGACGTGGCTTGTGCACCGGCATCTGCTGTCGGGCGGGAATCTGCTGATGCACTACCGTGAGCCGTCGCGGCGCGCATTGCTGAAGCCGGAAGCGATCTACGAAGTGGAGGGCTTGTTCGAGCTCGGCGCGTCCGACGTCTACGACGCGAGCGCCGCACGCAGCGCATGGCACCAGGCGCTGACGACATTCTTCGAGCGCTACGACTACGTCGCCGCGCCGACCGCGCAGGTCTTTCCGTTCGACGTCGGCCTTCGCTGGCCGCAAGCGATCGCAGGGCGCACGATGGACACCTATCACCGGTGGATGGAGACAGTCGTGCCGTGGACGCTTGCCGGCTGTCCGGCGATCAGTGTGCCGGTCGGATTCAACGAGGCGGGACTGCCGATGGGCATGCAACTGATCGGCCGGCCGCGCGACGATTTCGCGGTGCTGCAACTCGCGCGTGCGTACGAAAAGGAGCGGGATTGGGTGAATGCGCGCCGGCCCGCGTTACCCGGCGCTCGAATCGAGTAG